The Sphingomonas sp. LY54 genome includes a region encoding these proteins:
- a CDS encoding dicarboxylate/amino acid:cation symporter, with product MSQSAVLPEPTPARPGLLARWVAISLWKRILAALLLGVVAGMLWGDGAAQIQWIGDVFVRLIRMLVTPLVFLTIASGVAALADPKRLGSIGIKTLGMYVFTTAIAVTVGLATATLFAPGAGADFANVAPRAVAAPKDTAELFLGIIPTNPIGAMAEGDTLAVIFFAVLVGAGVIAAGESAEPVRRILAAGSDVMLKIVGFVMEMAPFGVFALIAVVVGANGPETFVSIFWLTLCVVVGSLIQTLVVHGGIVIRLLAWLPPVPFFRGVADAILVGFSTSSSSATLPVAIRVAENNLGVSPPIASTVLPLGATVGMDGAAMYVAMLTLFAAQAFGVDLTLADYLVVAATTTIVAMGVAPVPSGSLFVLAAVLAAIGVTPEQTAIVVGFILPFDRILDMTRTVPNVTADLAIATAVGRWEGEIDVETYLSSNDQ from the coding sequence ATGAGCCAGTCCGCCGTTCTTCCCGAACCGACGCCGGCCCGGCCGGGCCTGCTGGCACGCTGGGTCGCGATCTCGCTGTGGAAGCGGATCCTGGCCGCCCTGCTCTTGGGGGTCGTGGCCGGGATGTTGTGGGGCGACGGGGCGGCGCAGATCCAGTGGATCGGCGACGTGTTCGTGCGGCTGATCCGGATGCTGGTGACCCCGCTCGTGTTCCTGACGATCGCATCGGGCGTCGCCGCGCTGGCCGACCCCAAGCGGCTCGGCAGCATCGGCATCAAGACTCTCGGCATGTACGTCTTCACCACCGCGATCGCGGTGACGGTCGGGTTGGCGACTGCGACCCTGTTCGCACCGGGCGCCGGCGCCGATTTCGCCAATGTCGCGCCGCGTGCCGTGGCCGCGCCCAAGGACACGGCCGAGCTGTTTCTCGGCATCATTCCGACAAATCCGATCGGAGCAATGGCGGAAGGGGACACGCTCGCCGTGATCTTCTTCGCAGTGCTCGTCGGCGCGGGCGTCATTGCGGCTGGCGAAAGCGCCGAACCCGTGCGCCGCATTCTCGCGGCCGGCTCGGACGTCATGCTGAAGATCGTCGGCTTCGTGATGGAGATGGCGCCGTTCGGCGTATTCGCGCTGATCGCGGTCGTGGTCGGAGCGAATGGGCCGGAAACCTTCGTCAGCATCTTCTGGCTCACGTTGTGCGTCGTAGTGGGATCGCTGATCCAGACGCTGGTCGTCCACGGCGGGATCGTTATCCGGCTGCTCGCCTGGCTGCCGCCGGTTCCCTTCTTCCGCGGCGTCGCGGACGCGATCTTGGTCGGCTTCTCCACATCCTCGAGCTCGGCGACGCTCCCGGTCGCTATCCGCGTGGCCGAGAACAATCTCGGCGTGTCGCCGCCCATCGCATCGACGGTGCTGCCGCTGGGCGCGACGGTCGGGATGGACGGCGCGGCGATGTATGTCGCGATGCTGACGCTGTTCGCGGCGCAGGCTTTCGGCGTCGATCTGACGCTCGCCGATTATCTGGTGGTCGCGGCGACGACGACGATCGTCGCGATGGGCGTTGCGCCCGTCCCTTCTGGCTCCCTGTTCGTGCTCGCGGCGGTGCTTGCCGCGATCGGCGTCACGCCGGAGCAGACCGCGATCGTGGTCGGATTCATTCTGCCGTTCGATCGGATCCTCGACATGACGCGCACCGTGCCGAACGTCACGGCCGACCTTGCGATCGCCACGGCGGTGGGCCGCTGGGAGGGCGAGATCGACGTCGAAACCTACCTGTCTTCAAACGATCAATAG
- a CDS encoding N-acyl-D-amino-acid deacylase family protein, with product MLIKRKLRSGKLLSLTVAGLLCGGAAPPAPFDLLIVGGELIDGTGAGAVRADVGVKGDRIVFVGNAAVANVQADRRIDASGKLVTPGFIDPHTHSGGDLAAKDPGRRAALNHVMQGVTTILVGNDGGGAIDPAPARDTGVNVARFVGFGPVRRAVIGDADRDPSPDELAQMRGLVATAMCEGAIGFSTGLYYAPQSFAKTGEVVALAREAALRGGIYDTHLREEGSGGIGLAASVDEAIAVGRGAGLPVHIAHIKALGADVHGQAPSIIAKIEAARASGLRVTADQYPWAASGTRLTSALVPGWAMDGGRDALRARLDDPKLAVGMEENLRRRGGAGAVLISGGKHKGKRLDALAAEWNVDPVAAAIRVIREDGNAPIASFNMAEADIHKFAAQPWVMASSDASSGHPRRYGSFAERWQRFVRDAKVVTPAAFVQRATSLTASTFGLEGRGVIRAGNYADIAVIDPKRFAARASYEKPTELATGADFVLVNGALVVADGQPTGALPGRRLAKPRDPSWSCPE from the coding sequence ATGCTGATCAAGCGGAAGCTGCGCAGCGGCAAACTCCTCTCGCTGACCGTGGCCGGCCTGCTCTGCGGGGGTGCGGCCCCGCCGGCGCCGTTCGACCTACTGATTGTCGGCGGCGAGCTGATCGATGGCACCGGTGCGGGCGCAGTGCGGGCCGACGTCGGCGTCAAGGGGGACAGGATCGTCTTCGTCGGCAATGCTGCGGTCGCCAATGTCCAGGCCGATCGGCGGATCGACGCCAGCGGCAAGCTGGTCACGCCCGGGTTCATCGACCCGCACACGCATAGCGGCGGCGATCTTGCCGCCAAGGACCCCGGCCGGCGCGCGGCGCTTAACCATGTGATGCAGGGCGTGACGACAATTCTGGTCGGCAATGACGGCGGTGGCGCGATAGACCCTGCGCCGGCCCGCGACACCGGCGTCAACGTCGCCCGCTTCGTCGGCTTCGGGCCGGTGCGGCGCGCCGTGATCGGCGACGCGGATCGGGACCCAAGCCCGGACGAACTCGCGCAGATGCGCGGCCTGGTCGCGACGGCGATGTGCGAGGGCGCGATCGGCTTCTCGACCGGCCTCTATTATGCGCCGCAGAGCTTTGCGAAGACCGGGGAAGTCGTAGCGCTAGCACGCGAGGCTGCGCTTCGCGGCGGCATCTACGACACGCATCTGCGCGAGGAAGGGTCGGGCGGCATCGGCCTGGCAGCTTCCGTGGATGAAGCGATCGCGGTCGGCCGCGGCGCCGGCCTTCCGGTCCACATCGCCCACATCAAGGCGCTGGGCGCCGACGTGCACGGGCAGGCTCCGTCGATCATCGCCAAGATCGAGGCGGCCCGCGCGAGCGGGCTTCGCGTCACCGCGGACCAATATCCGTGGGCGGCATCGGGCACGCGACTGACAAGCGCACTCGTCCCGGGCTGGGCGATGGACGGCGGGCGCGACGCGCTTCGCGCCCGGCTGGATGACCCCAAGCTCGCTGTCGGCATGGAAGAGAATCTGCGCCGCCGCGGCGGCGCCGGCGCGGTGCTGATCAGCGGCGGCAAGCACAAGGGCAAGCGCCTCGACGCCCTCGCGGCCGAATGGAACGTCGATCCAGTCGCTGCTGCGATCCGCGTGATCCGCGAAGATGGAAATGCGCCGATCGCGTCATTCAACATGGCCGAGGCCGACATCCACAAGTTCGCTGCGCAACCATGGGTGATGGCCAGCTCCGACGCATCGAGCGGCCACCCCCGCCGATATGGCAGCTTTGCCGAACGCTGGCAGCGCTTCGTGCGCGACGCCAAGGTGGTGACGCCGGCCGCGTTCGTTCAGCGCGCGACCTCGCTCACTGCGTCGACCTTCGGCCTCGAGGGACGGGGCGTCATCCGCGCAGGAAACTATGCCGACATCGCCGTGATCGACCCTAAGCGCTTTGCCGCGCGAGCCAGCTACGAGAAGCCCACCGAGCTTGCGACTGGCGCCGACTTCGTCCTCGTAAACGGCGCCCTCGTCGTCGCCGACGGGCAGCCAACCGGCGCCCTGCCGGGTCGTCGTCTCGCCAAGCCGCGCGACCCGTCATGGAGTTGTCCCGAATGA
- a CDS encoding FAD-dependent oxidoreductase, whose translation MRDGSSAVVLGAGVVGVATAYALARRGVAVTLVDRNAGPGRGTSFANGAQLSYVYTDALAAPALIARIPWLAMARDQAFRLSPSFDLDFLRWGLSFLRNGTLSRFHANTLDGLRLGLESRLAMHALLERHPIEFGHAAPGKIHLYKTAASLAAASSLVDLKRTLGAVQHVLTPQETLAVEPALDGVISNYAGAIHSPQEEVGDAWRFCVSLTECLERDYGVRTRFGLDVAKVDLSSARPALVAAGGERIEADRLAVCAGVDAPPLLRTAGLRARIWPMKGYSFTAPPGPQSPRTSITDVARKLVFCRLSGKMRVAGLADLGRRDLDVDQKRLDALIGPARSGFPEAVHYDRIESTWAGLRPMTPNSLPMLERPRPDVVLNLGHGALGWTYAMGSAERAAGALAMASC comes from the coding sequence ATGAGAGACGGCAGCAGCGCCGTCGTGCTGGGGGCCGGGGTTGTGGGCGTGGCGACTGCCTATGCGCTTGCCCGCCGCGGCGTCGCCGTAACCCTCGTCGATCGGAATGCGGGGCCGGGCCGCGGCACCTCGTTCGCCAACGGGGCGCAGCTCAGCTACGTCTATACCGACGCGTTGGCGGCGCCGGCGCTGATCGCGCGGATCCCGTGGCTGGCGATGGCCCGCGATCAGGCCTTCCGTCTCAGTCCCAGTTTCGACCTCGATTTCCTGCGTTGGGGGCTGAGCTTCCTGCGCAACGGGACGCTCTCGCGCTTTCATGCGAACACCCTCGATGGGTTGCGGCTCGGGCTGGAATCGCGGCTGGCAATGCATGCGTTGCTCGAGCGCCATCCGATCGAATTCGGGCATGCGGCGCCGGGAAAGATCCATCTTTACAAGACGGCGGCAAGCCTCGCCGCCGCGTCCAGCCTCGTTGATCTGAAGCGCACTCTGGGGGCCGTCCAGCACGTCCTCACGCCGCAAGAGACGCTGGCGGTGGAGCCGGCTCTCGACGGGGTCATCTCCAATTATGCAGGGGCGATCCATTCGCCGCAGGAAGAGGTGGGCGACGCCTGGCGTTTCTGCGTCTCGCTGACCGAATGTCTGGAGCGCGATTATGGCGTGCGCACCCGCTTCGGGCTGGACGTGGCCAAGGTCGACCTGTCCTCGGCTCGGCCTGCTCTGGTTGCGGCGGGCGGCGAGCGGATCGAGGCGGATCGCCTTGCCGTCTGCGCCGGGGTCGACGCGCCGCCGCTGCTGCGGACCGCGGGTCTCCGCGCCAGGATCTGGCCGATGAAGGGCTATTCGTTCACGGCCCCGCCAGGCCCGCAATCGCCGCGCACCAGCATCACCGATGTCGCGCGCAAGCTGGTGTTCTGCAGGCTTTCCGGAAAAATGCGTGTTGCCGGCCTAGCCGATCTGGGGCGGCGCGACCTCGACGTCGACCAAAAGCGGCTGGATGCGCTGATCGGGCCGGCGCGGAGCGGGTTCCCCGAGGCCGTCCATTACGACCGGATCGAGAGCACCTGGGCCGGCCTGCGCCCGATGACTCCCAATTCCCTGCCGATGCTCGAGCGACCGCGGCCCGACGTCGTGCTCAACCTCGGCCATGGAGCGCTTGGATGGACCTATGCGATGGGATCGGCCGAACGCGCCGCGGGCGCACTGGCGATGGCGTCATGCTGA
- a CDS encoding LysR family transcriptional regulator: MRFRHIEIFHAVYANGSISAAARSLSVSQPSVSKLLRHAEDQLGFKLFQLVRGRLVATDEAHALYREAGDVFERLNSLQQTARNLRLNGGGHIRLATVPSLALKVVPNAIARFRSMHPNASFAVHTQHHDEVVRSLLERECDVALAYDPPPHSRLVTRDLCEGELVVLFRPDIFERSEQRLPLQELEGRDVIGVAAAGPIGEVFGSAVDRLGISFRETVSAQTFYVAAALAQSDAGITIVDEFTARAWASPDLAFRYADPPLRFTLQCVSLEDRPLTKLAERFIATLSEALTEGREQPID, translated from the coding sequence ATGCGTTTCCGTCACATCGAGATTTTCCACGCCGTCTATGCGAACGGCTCGATCAGCGCCGCGGCACGTTCGCTGAGCGTTTCGCAGCCTTCGGTCAGCAAGCTGTTGCGCCACGCCGAGGACCAGCTCGGCTTCAAGCTGTTCCAGCTGGTGCGCGGGCGCCTGGTGGCCACCGACGAAGCGCACGCCCTCTATCGCGAGGCTGGCGACGTTTTCGAGCGCCTGAACTCGCTCCAGCAGACCGCGCGCAATCTCCGGCTGAACGGCGGCGGCCATATCCGTCTTGCGACCGTGCCTTCGCTCGCGCTCAAGGTCGTGCCGAATGCGATCGCGCGCTTCCGCAGCATGCATCCCAATGCGAGCTTCGCGGTCCACACGCAGCATCATGACGAAGTCGTGCGCTCCTTGCTGGAGCGCGAGTGCGACGTTGCTCTCGCTTACGACCCGCCGCCCCATTCCCGCCTCGTGACGCGCGACCTGTGCGAGGGCGAACTGGTCGTCCTGTTCCGGCCGGATATCTTCGAACGGTCGGAACAGCGGCTGCCCCTGCAGGAACTGGAAGGTCGCGATGTCATCGGCGTCGCCGCGGCGGGCCCGATCGGCGAGGTGTTCGGCTCGGCCGTGGACCGGCTGGGCATCTCGTTTCGCGAGACGGTCTCGGCGCAGACCTTCTACGTCGCCGCCGCGCTCGCCCAGTCGGACGCCGGCATAACGATCGTCGACGAGTTCACCGCGCGCGCCTGGGCTTCGCCGGACCTGGCTTTTCGGTACGCGGATCCGCCGCTGCGATTCACGCTCCAGTGCGTGTCGCTGGAAGACCGGCCGCTCACCAAGCTGGCGGAGCGCTTCATCGCCACCTTGAGCGAAGCCCTGACCGAGGGGCGCGAGCAGCCCATCGATTAG
- a CDS encoding RidA family protein, which translates to MAATGEALCAGPPLSRARRAGDLLFVSGQLPRGADGAIVRGDFRAKADRALANLVAILRAEGLGPEHVVKTTAWLTDAAHMDAFNAAYRAVFSTPYPARSVVISGLVADDADVEIEAVAHFG; encoded by the coding sequence ATGGCCGCAACTGGAGAGGCGCTCTGCGCCGGACCGCCGCTCAGCCGCGCGCGACGGGCGGGCGATCTGCTGTTCGTCTCGGGCCAGCTTCCGCGCGGCGCCGACGGCGCGATCGTGCGCGGAGACTTCCGCGCCAAGGCGGATCGGGCGCTCGCCAATCTCGTCGCCATCCTGCGCGCCGAGGGCCTCGGGCCCGAGCATGTCGTCAAGACGACGGCGTGGCTGACGGACGCTGCCCATATGGACGCCTTCAACGCCGCCTATCGCGCGGTGTTCTCGACGCCCTATCCGGCGCGCTCGGTGGTGATTTCGGGGCTCGTCGCCGACGACGCCGACGTGGAGATCGAGGCTGTCGCCCACTTCGGGTGA
- a CDS encoding amidohydrolase: MTARRIVTLAAAAATVALATWSSARAAGATVVPSQVVADRVFVNGPVITIDTHGHTARALAVKDGRILEVGDEASVRKLVGRDTVVTDLGGRALVPGFIDAHSHFLGVGTALYGADLNSPPIGAVRSIDDIVRILAERAKSVPEGGTIVGRGYDDTLLAERRHPTRHDLDRASTRHRIIIRHISGHFSAANSRAIEESGIGPETRDPTNGVIRREADGTPLGVFEETAASLVKRGPDAVYGRAQQLEAAKQAAAIYAAQGVTTAQHSSAGKRTFELLKAAQASGSVKLRLVLLPNGTLANASSPPVDPATAIADGLVLGPVKLFADGSIQGYTGYLSDPYHVAPPQAEAGYRGYPAQSCNRVETRVAALVARGWQVAIHGNGDAAIDCALGAMEKARPLATAAHYRPVVIHAQMSRPDQLDRMKAIGATPSFFSLHTYYWGDRHRDQFIGPERAARISPVGSSLARALRYTVHTDSPVVPMDQIRLLWATVNRVTTGGAVLGPEERVSALEALRAMTYNAAYQYGLERELGSLERGKLADLVILSEDPLAVAPRALDGLRVVETIVGGKTIFAAGNPDRKEP, translated from the coding sequence ATGACAGCGCGCCGGATCGTCACTCTGGCGGCCGCCGCGGCGACCGTGGCCTTGGCCACTTGGAGCAGTGCGCGCGCAGCGGGTGCGACGGTGGTTCCCAGCCAGGTCGTTGCGGATCGGGTCTTCGTCAACGGGCCGGTGATCACGATCGACACACATGGCCACACCGCGCGGGCACTGGCCGTCAAGGACGGGCGCATCCTCGAGGTCGGCGACGAGGCTTCGGTTCGTAAGCTCGTCGGGCGCGATACGGTCGTCACCGATCTTGGCGGCCGGGCGCTCGTCCCGGGCTTCATCGATGCGCACAGCCATTTCCTCGGCGTCGGAACCGCCTTGTACGGCGCGGACCTCAACAGCCCGCCGATCGGCGCCGTGCGGTCGATCGACGACATCGTCCGCATCCTCGCCGAGCGGGCGAAGTCGGTGCCCGAGGGCGGCACCATCGTCGGGCGCGGCTATGACGACACTTTGCTCGCCGAGCGCCGCCACCCGACCCGGCACGACCTCGACCGCGCCTCGACCAGGCACAGGATCATCATCCGCCATATATCGGGCCACTTCTCGGCCGCGAACAGCCGCGCGATCGAGGAGAGTGGCATCGGTCCGGAAACCCGCGACCCCACCAACGGCGTGATCCGGCGCGAGGCGGACGGCACGCCCCTGGGCGTGTTCGAGGAAACCGCCGCGTCGCTGGTCAAGCGGGGCCCGGACGCCGTCTACGGACGCGCGCAGCAGCTCGAGGCGGCCAAGCAGGCCGCGGCGATCTATGCCGCGCAAGGCGTCACGACCGCGCAGCACAGCTCCGCGGGCAAGCGCACGTTCGAGCTGCTCAAGGCCGCGCAGGCGAGTGGAAGCGTAAAGCTGCGGCTGGTCCTGCTTCCCAACGGCACGCTCGCCAACGCGTCGTCGCCTCCCGTCGATCCGGCCACGGCGATCGCGGACGGCTTGGTCCTTGGGCCGGTCAAGCTCTTCGCCGACGGCTCGATCCAGGGCTATACCGGCTATCTTTCCGATCCCTACCATGTCGCGCCCCCGCAGGCGGAGGCAGGCTATCGCGGTTATCCGGCGCAGAGCTGCAATCGCGTCGAAACGCGGGTCGCCGCGCTTGTCGCGCGCGGCTGGCAGGTGGCGATCCACGGCAATGGCGATGCCGCGATCGACTGCGCGCTGGGCGCCATGGAGAAAGCGCGGCCGCTTGCGACAGCCGCCCATTACCGCCCGGTGGTGATCCACGCCCAGATGAGCCGCCCGGACCAGCTGGACCGGATGAAGGCGATCGGCGCGACCCCGTCCTTCTTCTCGCTGCACACTTATTATTGGGGCGATCGCCATCGCGACCAATTCATCGGGCCGGAGCGCGCGGCGCGGATCAGCCCGGTCGGCTCTTCGCTCGCGCGCGCCCTCCGCTACACGGTCCATACGGATTCGCCGGTGGTGCCGATGGACCAGATCCGGCTGCTATGGGCGACCGTCAATCGCGTCACCACCGGCGGGGCGGTGCTCGGTCCCGAGGAACGGGTCTCGGCCCTCGAGGCGCTGCGCGCGATGACCTATAACGCCGCTTACCAATACGGCCTCGAGCGCGAGCTCGGCTCGCTCGAGCGCGGCAAGCTCGCCGACCTCGTAATCCTGTCCGAAGACCCGCTCGCGGTCGCTCCGCGGGCACTGGACGGCCTGCGCGTCGTCGAAACCATCGTCGGGGGCAAGACCATCTTCGCCGCCGGAAACCCTGACAGAAAGGAACCTTGA